In Felis catus isolate Fca126 chromosome A3, F.catus_Fca126_mat1.0, whole genome shotgun sequence, a single genomic region encodes these proteins:
- the CA3H20orf96 gene encoding uncharacterized protein C20orf96 homolog isoform X2, with protein MSFQRLHSKSATSMTSQLRQPQEMHREKLDSGKAQAKIRLMKTLLRNERNSLQELCSHEVFLTTLNWELVKAIQDMEDSSALNARAMLQQQDILATIVDILECSNKKKLRQLTCELKEWEEKEESKMKHQEQQVEQLNATIEKTQKEVNFLSTYMDREYPVKSVQIASLVRQLQQIKDSQQDELDDLNEMRRKVLESLSEQLQRKKTKLLRSLVVKNQQRHQEALLQKIRDGQDMLRCTGKFREFISQFEEEIPILKAEVGRLKVQVQEPRETVFADVLLRRPKCPPDMDVILNIPVEELLPF; from the exons GGTTGCATTCCAAGTCCGCCACGTCGATGACAAGCCAGCTGAGGCAGCCACAAGAAATGCACAGAGAGAAGCTGGACTCTGGAAAGGCACAGGCCAAAATCCGGCTAATGAAG ACGTTGCTCAGGAACGAGCGAAACTCACTCCAGGAGCTGTGCAGCCATGAGGTCTTCCTCACCACGCTCAACTGGGAGCTGGTCAAGGCCATCCAGGACATGGAGGACAGCTCGGCCCTGAACGCGCGCGCGATGCTGCAGCAGCAGGACATCCTTGCG aCCATCGTGGACATCTTGGAGTGCTCCAACAAGAAGAAGCTGCGGCAGCTGACGTGTGAACTGAAGgagtgggaggagaaggaggaatcCAAGATGAAGC ACCAGGAGCAGCAGGTGGAACAGCTGAACGCCACGATCGAGAAGACCCAGAAGGAAGTGAACTTCCTGAGCACGTACATGGACCGCGAGTACCCTGTCAAGTCGGTCCAGATTGCCAGCCTTGTGCGCCAGCTGCAGCAGATAAAGGACAGCCAGCAG GATGAGCTGGATGACCTTAATGAGATGCGCAGAAAGGTCCTGGAGTCTTTGTCTGAGCAGCTtcagaggaagaagacaaaacTTCTGAGATCTCTGGTGGTG AAAAACCAGCAGCGCCATCAGGAGGCTCTTCTGCAGAAGATCCGGGATGGCCAGGACATGCTGAGATGCACGGGCAAGTTCAGAGAA TTTATCAGCCAGTTTGAGGAGGAAATACCCATCCTAAAGGCCGAGGTGGGGCGGCTCAAGGTCCAAGTCCAGGAGCCCCGAGAGACCGTGTTTGCGGATGTTCTGCTTCGGAGACCCAA gtgccccccagacaTGGACGTCATCCTCAACATCCCTGTGGAGGAACTGCTCCCCTTCTAG
- the CA3H20orf96 gene encoding uncharacterized protein C20orf96 homolog isoform X3 — MTSQLRQPQEMHREKLDSGKAQAKIRLMKTLLRNERNSLQELCSHEVFLTTLNWELVKAIQDMEDSSALNARAMLQQQDILATIVDILECSNKKKLRQLTCELKEWEEKEESKMKHQEQQVEQLNATIEKTQKEVNFLSTYMDREYPVKSVQIASLVRQLQQIKDSQQDELDDLNEMRRKVLESLSEQLQRKKTKLLRSLVVKNQQRHQEALLQKIRDGQDMLRCTGKFREFISQFEEEIPILKAEVGRLKVQVQEPRETVFADVLLRRPKCPPDMDVILNIPVEELLPF; from the exons ATGACAAGCCAGCTGAGGCAGCCACAAGAAATGCACAGAGAGAAGCTGGACTCTGGAAAGGCACAGGCCAAAATCCGGCTAATGAAG ACGTTGCTCAGGAACGAGCGAAACTCACTCCAGGAGCTGTGCAGCCATGAGGTCTTCCTCACCACGCTCAACTGGGAGCTGGTCAAGGCCATCCAGGACATGGAGGACAGCTCGGCCCTGAACGCGCGCGCGATGCTGCAGCAGCAGGACATCCTTGCG aCCATCGTGGACATCTTGGAGTGCTCCAACAAGAAGAAGCTGCGGCAGCTGACGTGTGAACTGAAGgagtgggaggagaaggaggaatcCAAGATGAAGC ACCAGGAGCAGCAGGTGGAACAGCTGAACGCCACGATCGAGAAGACCCAGAAGGAAGTGAACTTCCTGAGCACGTACATGGACCGCGAGTACCCTGTCAAGTCGGTCCAGATTGCCAGCCTTGTGCGCCAGCTGCAGCAGATAAAGGACAGCCAGCAG GATGAGCTGGATGACCTTAATGAGATGCGCAGAAAGGTCCTGGAGTCTTTGTCTGAGCAGCTtcagaggaagaagacaaaacTTCTGAGATCTCTGGTGGTG AAAAACCAGCAGCGCCATCAGGAGGCTCTTCTGCAGAAGATCCGGGATGGCCAGGACATGCTGAGATGCACGGGCAAGTTCAGAGAA TTTATCAGCCAGTTTGAGGAGGAAATACCCATCCTAAAGGCCGAGGTGGGGCGGCTCAAGGTCCAAGTCCAGGAGCCCCGAGAGACCGTGTTTGCGGATGTTCTGCTTCGGAGACCCAA gtgccccccagacaTGGACGTCATCCTCAACATCCCTGTGGAGGAACTGCTCCCCTTCTAG